The Bartonella grahamii subsp. shimonis region TTGTAATTTTTATTATGCCCATAACAAATCATATCCAGAAGAGTTGCAGGAATCTGTTAAGCAAGCACTAAGACGCGTTGGTGAACAAACAGGACGTGAATTTGGGAGTGAGAAAAAGCCACTTTTGCTTTCTGTTCGTTCAGGGGCTAGGGCTTCTATGCCAGGGATGATGGACACAGTGCTTAACCTTGGCATGAATGATGAAACTGTAAAAGCCATTGCTTTACAATCTAATAATGAACGTTTTGCTTATGATAGTTATCGGCGTTTTATCCAAATGTATTCTAACGTTGTTTTGGGGTTAGATCATTCGTATTTTGAAGAGATTCTTGATGAAGAAAAAGTACGCAATGGTTACACTATTGATACAGAAATGACAGCAGATGATTGGAAGAATATTATTACTTCTTATAAAGCATATGTTGAAGAAAAATTAGGAAAACCTTTTCCACAAAATCCTGAACAGCAGTTATGGGGAGCAATAGGGGCCGTTTTTTCAAGTTGGATGACAGCACGTGCAGTTACTTATCGCCGTTTACATAGTATTCCTGAAAGTTGGGGAACGGCAGTTAATGTGCAAGCTATGGTTTTTGGCAACATGGGTGAAGATTCGGCAACAGGTGTCGCTTTTACACGCAATCCATCGACGGGGAGAAAAGAACTTTATGGTGAGTTTTTAGTTAATGCGCAAGGGGAAGATGTTGTGGCGGGCATTCGAACGCCTCAAAATATTACAGAAAATGCGCGTATTGTTGCTGGTTCAAATAGACCGTCATTAGAAAAAATTATGCCTGAGGCTTTTTTGAAGTTATGTCAGATCGCGCAGAAGCTTGAGCGGCATTATCGGGATATGCAAGATCTCGAATTTACCATTGAAAAAGGTAAATTATGGATGCTTCAAACTCGTTCAGGAAAACGCACGGCTCGTGCGGCTCTCAAGATGGCAATTGAAATGGTTGAGGAGGGGTTAATAAACCATGAAGAGGCTGTGATGCGTATTGATGCAAAGTCGCTTGACCAACTTTTGCATCCAACACTTGATCCCAAAGCAGAACGTTTTGTTATAGGACGTGGTTTACCGGCTTCTCCTGGAGCTGCAACTGGTGAAATTGTTTTTACTTCAGAAGAGGCAGAAACTGTATCGGCGGAAGGTCGCCAGGTTATTTTGGTCCGTGTAGAAACAAGCCCAGAAGATATTCATGGTATGCATGCAGCAGAAGGAATTTTAACAACGCGTGGCGGTATGACAAGTCACGCTGCTGTTGTTGCACGGGGGATGGGAAAACCATGTATTTCTGGTGCTAGTAATGTGCGGATTGATTATAACTCAAATACGCTGTTTGCTTCAGGAGAAAGCTTTAAAAAGGGTGACGTTATCACAATTGATGGAGGAAGTGGAGAAATTTTCAAAGGGAAAGTTGCAATGTTGCAGCCTGAGCTTTGTGGAGACTTTGCAAAATTAATGGAATGGGCTGATGGGATGCGACGTATAAGAGTTCGCGCCAATGCTGAGACACCATCTGATGCCCGTATGGGGCGCTCTTTTGGGGCTGAAGGTATTGGTCTTTGCCGTACGGAACATATGTTTTTTTCTGGTGAACGTATCATCGCCATGCGTGAAATGATTTTAAGTCATGATGAAAGTGGTCGTCGTAAAGCACTAGATAAGCTTTTGCCAATGCAGCGTTCAGATTTTTGTGAATTATTTGAAATTATGTGTGGTTTACCTGTTACTATCCGCTTGCTCGATCCACCATTACATGAATTTTTACCTAAAACAAAAGCAGAAATTCTTGATGTTGCAACAGCTATGGGGGTTTCTGCTGAAGTGCTTGCTGAACGTGCTCATCAGTTGCACGAATTTAACCCTATGCTTGGATTACGAGGATGCCGTTTAGCTATTACTTATCCTGAAATTGCTGAAATGCAAGCGCGGGCGATTTTTGAAGCAGCAGCAGAAGCTGCCCAAAAATCTGGATCTCCTGTTATGCTTGAAATTATGGTGCCACTTGTTGCGCTTAAATCTGAACTCGATTTTGTAAAAGCGCGTATTGATCAGGTTGCTGAGGAAGTGATGAAAGAAAAGGGAAGTACTATTCAATATATGGTTGGGACGATGATTGAGCTTCCAAGAGCGGCACTTCGAGCAGATGAAATTGCTGAAACTGCTGAATTTTTTTCATTTGGAACAAACGATTTGACACAAACCACTTTTGGGATTTCCCGTGATGATGCTGCTCCTTTTTTGGCAACCTATTTTCAAAAAGGTCTTTTAGAGCAAGATCCTTTCGTGTCTATTGACCGTGATGGAGTAGGAGAACTTATTACCATTGCTGCACAGCGTGGACGATCAAAGCGTGCAAAAATAAAATTGGGAATTTGCGGTGAACATGGAGGCGATCCTGCTTCTATTGCATTATGCGAAGAAAATAACCTAGATTATGTTTCATGTTCCCCTTTTCGAGTACCAATTGCTCGCTTAGCAGCAGCCCAGGCCGCAATAGCAAAAAGGATATAATGGGTTAATATTTTTTTTGTATAGTTATTACTGAAATAAATTTTTATATATTTTCTTTAATAAAAAAAATAAAAGTATTTCTAAAATGCACGATAATTTATGTTATGCGAGAAAGTGTATTTTTGAGAGGTTTATGAGAGAAAATATAAAGCAGGATAGACAAAGATACATTATTAATAGACTTTCAGTATTGACGAACCTTTTGATAGAAAAGAAACGTTTTATTGTACAGCCAATTTATGCGTTTGCTTTTTTATAAGGGAATGAACTTCTCACGCAAAATAGAATGCTCCAAAAAAATACATTTTTTTGCACATCATGCTGTTTGAGATAGACATCTCTCAGTGGATGCTCCATTTCACATTGACATTCGTGGAATAGAGATTATGCAGAGCTCCCTGTAAATTTATAAAATCTTCCCAAAGTTTATAAACTTCCCTATGCGCTACCATCTTTACATTTATGAAGGAATATCAAAGTTATACAATATGTTGATTTATAATGATAGTTTTTTATTTCTCATATTGAATGAAAGCTACAAATATCATAAGATTTTCTCATTTCAACTTCTTTGATAATGAATCAATCAAAAGCATGTTTTTGCATGCTACAGGCGGAATTAGCATCTGTGGATAAAAAATAAAGCAAGGATATGCTTCTTATGAATCGTCTCAAGTGTCAAGAACTGTGTCACAAATTGAAGGTAGGTACATATTAACGGTGCCGGCTTGCTTCTTCACAAGCGTAAAGATGATAGTGCACAGAGGGGCTGCTATTATTATTCACGGGCATTGTTGCGAAATGGGTTTGGGTGCTTTAAGAGATGTTTTTTAAGAAAGCCCGTGAATGGCAATCCAAGTATATTCCGTTTGGGACATTTTGTTTTACGTGAGGGGGGGGAGCGCAAAAAGACACGTGATAAATAAAAGTAGCAATAGGTAATCTCCCTTATTTTAAAGACATTCCTTTAGATGTCTTTAAAAGTCGTAAAGCTGAATTAAAAATAAATGGCAAAGATGAAAACTGGTTTCTACCCTTAAAATTTCATATTCTTCCCAGATTAGGCTGTCTCCCTGTTTCAGAGATTATACGAGATGCGTAATATCCTTGCTCCCATTTGCATACAAAAGCTATAACAACTGAGAAAGTACTAAACTGTCTTAACATTTGTTTCAAACATACTGCTGCGTTAGGTTTGGATGTTAATTTATAGGCAACACTAGAAGAACACGCTCTCTTAGGAAAACAATGTCATAAAACACAAAACTTTTCAGCAATAGATTGGAGAGAAGTGCCGGTTTTTTTATCAGACACTTTGCAAAACAACAACCATAACACAATTAGCTTTACGTCTACTTATCCTTACAGGTGTTTGCACAAATTCTTTGCGTCATATTTATAAAGATCAAATTGACGATAATATATGGACAATTCGTGGCTCGAGAATATGAAAGGTTTATGTGATACTACAAAAAAATTTTGTGTCCTTTTATCAGCAGAAGCAATAAAAATGCTAGAACAAACGCATTTGCTATTTTGCAATATTTCTTTTTCTGCAATCGGTTGTGTTTTTTTTGCAGCAAATTGTACGGCTCAATATGTAATATGTAAGAAAACCATTCTGATTGATTAAACATAAGAGGGCTTGAGATGAAGAAATGTTTGGGGGGCATTAAACAAGCAAAAGATGAATTATCATTATAAATTAAGAGATTATTTTTATAGTGTAGATGGTTAGCTTCAATTTAATAAACCAATTTCACGCATTTTCATTAAAATTGTGTGATTAATTTTTCCTGTTACAGGAAGATCAAACATTTTTTGAAACTGTTTTAAGGCTTCTATCGTCTTTTGATCTTCTATTCCCGTGACAATAACCTCCTCATTCCCAAAAATATGTAAAGCTTTTTGCACTTGGATGATATCTTCAACAGAAGGCTCTAAAATAGCTTCTTTTAAGTGTGTTACATTTTTTGTATCTGTTGTATCTGTTTCGCTCTGCTTAATCAATATCGCAATTTCATCTGTTGCAGGATTAGATAGAGCATTCTTTTGCATTTTCTGAGCAGTTTGTTGTTTCCATAAAGTGATGGCTCGGCGTGTTTTAGGTCCTTCCAGTCCATCTAAAGGTCCATCATAAAGTCCTAATTTTGCTAGTTTTTTTTGCTTTTCCAGCATGCTTGCTGATTGAGGGGGGAAAGGTGAATTTGTGTGGTGATGATTTGGAGAATATACAGAAGTTGCACGAGAGAATTCTTGTAATTTTGCTTCTTTTTCCGATAAAGTAGAGCTCTTCCCTATACTTTGAATGGAGGAAAATTTCATTTGAGTTAAAATATTTTGATGCGTTGTCATTTGCGAAAATAAAGCATTAAATGAAATAAATAAAAAACTAATGCTAAAAAGAAGAGATCCAACAAAAAATAAAGTATTTTTTCGTGTATAGAAATAAAGAGTTTTTACACTCCAAAAAATAAAATGAAAAATTATAAGAAGAAGTGTTATAACAATACTACTATAGTATTTACGGTTTTTTACAGTTTTTTTTCGTGATATCTGCCGTTTTGTTGTCATTACTTTTATTTTCATTTGCGTTTATTTTTTATAAAGAAACGAATGTGAATTAGTCCTTACTTCCAGCCTGAAAGAAGTGCATTAACATTATTACTTTTTCCTTTCAGATTCCTAAAATAAGCAGCTTTATTATATCAATTTATAAGTTGATAAATCAACAAGAGCTCTTATCAACTTTTATTAAATTCGTTTTTTACAAATCTTTAATATGTATAAAGAGGGCATAAATGGTTAATATTCAAGACCATTTTGGTGTTTGCAAACTGCATTATCACATATAACCATCTAAACAATAATGCCACGTTATTCTTCATTTTTGGCGCATATGTTTGCCTATTATTTAAAATAAAGCTGAGAATATTTTCCTATAACGCTAAAAAGATGACAGTCATTATTTATTCTTTATAATTTACATATAGAGAGTTATTTCTTCGTAAATGCTTTGGTAAGAATAATCATCTCTTAATATTATATTTTTTGTATAAGTGCCTTCTAGGCATATTCAATAGCTTTTATAAGTATCAATTAAATTGATGTTTACAATGTTGTAGAAAGAAACTTGCCTTGAAATAGAATCATAAGAGATGCACTTATTTTTTTAATTTTTATCTACATGTTGATCATTTTCATGACGTGCCAGTAAAAATTCTATAAATAATATAAACATTCTATCGATAATAGAGTCAAAAAACAAAATTTACTTCTATTTAGCCTTTTCAACTAAACTAAGATGGTGAACTATTATTTTAAATAAATATGTACACAATATGGAAAAGAAATTGGACTCTGTGTTTAATCCTTATCTTATCGCTACACTTTCTTGTGGAATAAAAGGTTACAAATGTGGGTTGTACATTTCCTAACGCTTCTGCACAGTCATGATTATATCTCTCATTTTTATTATAGTATGTTCATTAATATGATCAGCCTGTAAGTGTATAATTGGGATGTTAATTTTTTACTGAATAGACAATGTATCCCATTTTATACTGCAGCATTATGCCATATTTACAAAAGAGCCAATGATACAGATCCAATAAATGAATACTCAATTTTATAAAAAGCACATTTATAAATTTTTTATAAAGAAACAGTTTATAAAATGCTTCTTTTATTGTATTTACCACTGTGGTACATTGATTGTCCATGATACGTTTTTTGATCA contains the following coding sequences:
- a CDS encoding peptidoglycan-binding domain-containing protein; its protein translation is MTTKRQISRKKTVKNRKYYSSIVITLLLIIFHFIFWSVKTLYFYTRKNTLFFVGSLLFSISFLFISFNALFSQMTTHQNILTQMKFSSIQSIGKSSTLSEKEAKLQEFSRATSVYSPNHHHTNSPFPPQSASMLEKQKKLAKLGLYDGPLDGLEGPKTRRAITLWKQQTAQKMQKNALSNPATDEIAILIKQSETDTTDTKNVTHLKEAILEPSVEDIIQVQKALHIFGNEEVIVTGIEDQKTIEALKQFQKMFDLPVTGKINHTILMKMREIGLLN
- the ppdK gene encoding pyruvate, phosphate dikinase — protein: MKKWVYSFGDGTAEGSASERNLLGGKGANLAEMSNLGLPVPPGFTLTTEVCNFYYAHNKSYPEELQESVKQALRRVGEQTGREFGSEKKPLLLSVRSGARASMPGMMDTVLNLGMNDETVKAIALQSNNERFAYDSYRRFIQMYSNVVLGLDHSYFEEILDEEKVRNGYTIDTEMTADDWKNIITSYKAYVEEKLGKPFPQNPEQQLWGAIGAVFSSWMTARAVTYRRLHSIPESWGTAVNVQAMVFGNMGEDSATGVAFTRNPSTGRKELYGEFLVNAQGEDVVAGIRTPQNITENARIVAGSNRPSLEKIMPEAFLKLCQIAQKLERHYRDMQDLEFTIEKGKLWMLQTRSGKRTARAALKMAIEMVEEGLINHEEAVMRIDAKSLDQLLHPTLDPKAERFVIGRGLPASPGAATGEIVFTSEEAETVSAEGRQVILVRVETSPEDIHGMHAAEGILTTRGGMTSHAAVVARGMGKPCISGASNVRIDYNSNTLFASGESFKKGDVITIDGGSGEIFKGKVAMLQPELCGDFAKLMEWADGMRRIRVRANAETPSDARMGRSFGAEGIGLCRTEHMFFSGERIIAMREMILSHDESGRRKALDKLLPMQRSDFCELFEIMCGLPVTIRLLDPPLHEFLPKTKAEILDVATAMGVSAEVLAERAHQLHEFNPMLGLRGCRLAITYPEIAEMQARAIFEAAAEAAQKSGSPVMLEIMVPLVALKSELDFVKARIDQVAEEVMKEKGSTIQYMVGTMIELPRAALRADEIAETAEFFSFGTNDLTQTTFGISRDDAAPFLATYFQKGLLEQDPFVSIDRDGVGELITIAAQRGRSKRAKIKLGICGEHGGDPASIALCEENNLDYVSCSPFRVPIARLAAAQAAIAKRI